tgttcatttacataccttaattgtttccaaaaaacagaagttatcgtcatggacccactagctgcggaagttagctctccaatcagctaaacagtctCAGTAGGTCCcatgtgacattttggtgaatttactgaggaatttgtgaaactgaaagaacaccaaaagaatgccattgtaagttaacaatactaacacagacactcgtaaaggtgttagcatattagctaatgctaacgatgctagcttgattacattacgatatcgtgtacaaatatgcatgaaaacattcctacagacatcacatatgGGACCGTTTAGGAAGTATAAACagctttagttatattgttaaaCTTACATACGTTGcttgagtgatgaatgaagaatccatacgagtagaaacgctatggatgattaGAAGACAGAATGGCACTTCTACTTTAAAGTTTTAAACAGCAGGAAATACTGTAGCGTTAACCCAgcagcatctgcagtgagcaaacttgtccaaaagatggcgccatagcacaaacaatagcacacaatttaagtgtctttttgtgtgttttatgagccgcagtgttcaaagtgtaggaaaaatgtTGCAATTAATGGTCTGGAATTTAcgctaattaaatcatgaaatgaataatattttttaaataattaaatatagaaataatacatttttaaaattaattattttacattcaactaatgacacatttaataacacattcatatatttaattacaatttcaattaattaatgacacatttatgtaattatttcattctgtcccatttgaccctccatacaCACCGCTAAtagttattgtttaaaaaaatgtgcctgtgcTTTTgagaattctgcctagcaacaaagcCACCACGCAAACTAACACGAGCCGGAAATAAAGGAGAATAAAATGAAGAGCCATCGTTGGCTTGCAAATCAGGTTATTATGTAAACTGTTCATGTCTTGTCGagtcatgtttgtttttttcaatgtgACGTGACACAGGAAGAAGTTTCAGAGTTTCCAGGACCGACGTCTCAGGGTGAACGAGGACGAGTCGTCCAAGTTGAAGAAAGCGAGGCTCGACGGAAAGTTCCACGAGGCTTTGCTTGACAGGTGCCTTTTATATTtgacatgaatatatgtatagtatataacaCTGATAACTCCCATTTTGTAGAACAGTAAGATTGTTGTAGTTGGCAGTGGTGTACGAAGGCACTTtattataaaaatatgtttttaatatcCAATTTAGTACTATTGTCTTTGAACTTTTCTCCATGATGGTTAATATTTTAGAATTTGCCAGTGATATCTCATTGTTTTCATTACAGGAGGAGCAAAATGAAAGCAGACAGATATTGCAAATGAAAATTTGCTGTCttttatgtaaatgtttttttttttgtagaatggACCATATTTAGTCacctgattttttttattttatttttgaataaACTCTTCATGGTCATGGCTTCAGTTCTTCTGCATTAAAAATCCCGCTTGTCACCCACTAAAACTTCACCATATAAGAAGCAGCTGAAATCTACCATCAGGAGTTAATcaatatactatcaaatattacaattctaataaacagtgttgggactaacgcgttactttgtaacgccgttagtttcggcggtaactagtaatctaacacgttattttttatattcagtaactcaattaccgttactacatgatgcgttactgcgttattttacgtaattttttatgtagtatcggctagaaacagaagatctgagtgtgttttattggagcgctacggtgtcgtccttctgaatctcttgtgtcacaaggaagaggtgcgctgtgtgtgtgtcttggtGTGGGGAGGGgaagggggcgtgtctgatcatggcggagctgcagtcgagtttcttaacatggagatattatcattacttttcttttgtcgtgcacaaagaaaagaacattttagttaaatgtaagttgcgtcttggatcaaagatcccatctactgcccaaagcagcaattcaaatctgctgaaacagctataaAAGCAACATGcatcgacgaagctagtaaagagacacacacttcacctcctaagaatagaatacaatataatatatctttattgtcattgtacattgtacaacgaaattgtaagcaaaaactaatggctggattttaacgaggcactgcgcactgaatgtacacacactctgtcaattctctcatatactgttgctctttcattctagacttccagagtgtttgattatcacatcactctaaatgtatagactataaagttcacaaacagaaagagggatcctagtgggccaggccaatctttccttatctctaaactaaaactgtggaaatgtgtagagtgttctgggcttcagacatgattttattccaGAATTGCTTGAGAgagaaaaacgcctggttaggctttgtgtatgtaaagttaaagtacttccttggtttacagctatgttattattatgctgtttgttacttatgtatgttatgttgcagctatttaaaatagttttgtcaatttatcctggcctgaaacaaattagccctttgaaacatatctttgtctttgtgtgttgtatgtagaccacattgcttagcagagttcagcgatgcaaatgcatgtcaagttgatcaacagattgtattattctccagtgcaataacagtactgaaatgaaggctaaaagggcattaatgggagctttaaaaaaaaaagaagaagtaactaaatagttacttttcacagtaacgcattcctttttggtgttagtaactgagttacttttgaaataaagtaactagtaactgtaactagttactggttttcagtaactaacccaacactgctaataAACTAATATAAAAATACATCTGAAAGTTATGTGGACACTAATGTTAGTTTTGAAGCATCTGATCTCGGACCAAATGTGCTCCAAGAACAATGTCCTCTGGTCCAGGGGTGATGTTTGTATTTTTAAGTCCAATCAATGCATTCTATGATGTGCTCAAGCAGAGCAAGGTTTAGTCACGTGATAgcaagaaaataaaacatttagaaaTAATTGCTATTAAAGTGCATttgtaaatacataaaatacctgAACTTATATGTAATTATTCCCTATGTGTCTGTAATGCAGCTAGTCTTCACATTTACCGTAAAAGAGGCAATTGATTGATCTCACATTGTAATGCAGATAAATAAATACGGTGGCCGACATGGCAAAAACACCTCTCGGTTTATGTTACTTATATAGCGACGCCTTTTTGAACATGCACGTCCATATTCCACGGATGTGGCAATGGCATGGTTTGGCGAAGTATTATCTAAAGTGTGTTTAAGTCACTCAATGAATGGAAGAGATTGTGAAACAAAAGCGCAAAGTTTCTCTGACACAAAACATTGCCTGACAACGCTCCACTTCTGGGTTGGAACGAACCAACTTCTGCTTGTTTGTAGGGGTGTTTATCATTCACATCGATATCATTTATGTCAGACTTACACACTTATTGCGGAATAAAGAGCGCATGCGTGTATTTTATGTATTAAAACCCCAAATATGTTTTGTTCTATATTTATTTGTTGCGTCATTGAAGTTTAACTCGTTTGCATCAACTTCCGGTTCCACCCTATTTAAGTTAAAAGTAAGTCATCCTGGTGTCACAAGAAAACAAGCAACCCTCGCAATTGAATTTCACACATTTTGTGTTCGGCTCTTGTCAAATCCACAAAATGGCCTGCCTGCGGTTCCTCCCTTTAGCTACTTTATTTACGCTCACATCGGCACAGTTTATACCACCGGTAAGTCACATTTGTGCTATTTATTATACAATGTTTCATTGTATCGTGTAAATCATTTCATATTAACTTTTGCACAGTACACGGAAGACTGCAGGACGGGAATGTATCCACCAAGTGGTCCCACGTAAGTCACAATCGTgtgctaaataataaatattcatATTGTAAAGAAATGCTCACGACAAAATCATTTGTTTCGTAACTGAGTTGCGTTCAAATGCAGTCTGTTATCCACAGTGTTTCAATGATTAGTTCAAGGTGCGTGTTTCATTTTCAGCTAACGAGTGGATTTATACAATGATttgacgtgtgtatatatatatatatatatatatatatatatatatatatatatatatatatatatatgcaaattacGAAATAATGCGTTCTTAGGGCTGATTATTGTTTACTTAGGTCATGTGATATTTTTTCTAATTATTTAGAAATGGTGGTAGATTGCAAAACCTGCTATATACAACTTTAAACGGTACCTGAACGCAACATCTtggaaacttaaaaaaagaagtaataatGGTGTGAAACATGGTTTTCTATACCAAAAGTCATCTATtcattattcttcttctccagattttgtcgcgctctaccttccacatttttcacccgattcaaaccgttccaacttcaagctgttcagcctattcgggaattgcgggctttcccttgacaatttcccagatttcccagaattccatgttttcctggacatttttcccattcaaaatgaattggccatgtttcaaacttccaccatttccacatttttcaacctattcaaaccattccaccttcaacacattccaccatcctggaaattcaaacttccctttttccaagttcaaccgttccaccgttaaaacattccttttaatcaggacaaaacaacaaagttgtttttttaactggaaacattccctgtttttccgaaattccaggaattccgtaataaaaTTTCTCATTTTCtctctacttcaacatttctcgacagatttgaaaaatttcaacaccaaccatttcaactcattcagagcatttaaggttttttttaccattttcaaaaaaattctctcttttcccgaaatttccaaatgttttggaaattcccattgaaatgaattagccaatttttcaaacttccacaatccccacattcttcaacccattccaccattctggaaattcaaactacccttttccaagttcaaaaaaattccaggattttccagaattcctgcttttccaaagcactatttccacccttttttctggcgactaccccttccacatttttcaacgcatttcaaccgttccactgtcaaaacattcctcttcatcaggaccaaaaaacgaagttgtttttttaactggaaaaattccccgtttttccaaaattccaggaattctgtaatacactTTCTCATTTTCTCtctccttcaacatttctcaaaggatttgaaaaatttcaacaccaaccatttcaactcattcacaccatttaagtttttttttaccattttcaaaaaaattccagatttccccgaaattcccattgaaatgaattggccatttttcaaacttccaccatttccacatgtttaaaccattccaccttcaacacattccaccatcctggaaattcaaacgtgcctttttccaagttcaaaataattccaggattttccagaattcctgcttttccaaagccctatttccacccttttttctggcgactactcctcccacatttttcgacgcatttaaaccgttccaccattataacattcctcttaatcaggacaacaaaATAAGTTGTTTGAAccagaaaaattcccagtttttccaaaattccaggaattccataatacaatttctcaattcaacatgttactgcttcaacatttctcggcggatttggaaaatttcaacaccaaccatttcaactgatTCAgagcattcaagttttttactattttcaaaaaaattctcgcttttcccgaaattcccaaatgttttggaaattcccattgaaatgaattggccatttttcaaacttccaccatttccacatttttcaaaccattccacattcaacacattccaccattctggaaattcaaacttcccttttccaagttcaaaaaaatttctggattttccagaattcctgcttttccaaagccgtatttccaccctttttctgggaactactccttccacatttttcaacgtgtttcaaccgttccacctttaaaacattcctcttaatcaggacaaacaaacaaagttgttttttgaactggaaaaattcctgtttttttgtgaaattccaggaattctgtaatacaattTCTAATTTTCtctctacttcaacatttctcaacgtatttggaaaatttcaacaccaaccatttcaactcattcagaccattcaagttttttaccattttccaaaaaattctcaCTTTACCCGtaattcccaaatgttttggaaattcccattgaaaagaattggacaatttttcaaacatccacaatccccacattattcaacccattcaaaccatacCACATTCCAccgttctggaaattcaaactaccctttttccaagttaaaaaaaattccagattttccagaaattccctaataccattttactacttcaacatttcttgcccgatttaaacaattccaacaccaaccaattcagctcattcaggacataatcattttcaaaaaatcccgcttttcccaaaattccaggaagctcccattgaactgaatggggcatttttccaagtcacgcaattcccacatttttcaacttattcaaaccattccaacatcaacacattccactcatcctggacattcaaactaacacttcccCAAGTTCCAATCCAAactccagttttcctggaaattcaaactcttcaacattcaaaccattcttccattcatactacattctgtcagcatttcacttcaacttcagcattccttcaggaattgcctcttctagttggaAATAATGCACTCACAAATGCTATAAATTAACTacttcatgttaaaaaaaatcataacacaaAAAGAGGCAAAAAAGAGCTATGATAATTAAAATTATTGACATAATTGTTTTCTTGAATTCAGGTTTAAAGGGGCGGTCAGCTGGTACACGTTGGACCTCGACTTACCGCCAAAGAACCGATGGACAGCTGTGATCactgagaaaaagacagaggtaaacgataattataataataataatatttttgttgGGCTATAATatttcatgtttgtcctccataCAAGCTGGTCGCCATGGTCCAGGCCATCAAAGACTTGGCTGATGCTTTCGTTCCTGACGGGAAGCTGATTGAGTTGGTGGACATCACGCTGGTCAGACTCACTTCCTTCTACAGaagacaaccttttttttttttttttttttttttgcatgtgtcATTCTAATATTGTTTTTTGCGCAGCCTTTTATGGCGAACACACTTCCTTACCCGTTTGGCGATGAAATCAAAGGAATAGCAGCGGCCTCAGGAATTCCCCTGGGTAAACAAACGGTACAAATCAATGTTTCTGATTGACCCGGTATCTGAACCACGTCATGTTGGTGGTCTAGGGGAGGTGGTCTTGTTCAACATCTTCTACGAGGTCTTCACTGTCTGCACGTCCGTCATCGCAGAAGACGCTAAAGGTGCGCACAGcagcaaatatagaaaaaaaggcTAATAAGCCTCCGTTATTTTGAAAAGCTTCTGATGTTTGTCTTCTCAGGAAACCTCCTGCATGCTCGCAATCTGGATTTTGGATTATTTATGGGGTAAGAaacgcttttaaaaaaaaaaaaaaaaagttcccttgaaaatatttttcgtCTAATAGTTTGGCTTTTCACAGATcatcttttttttctacaaaataatATTGTAAAAATTTCGAATTTTGTCTCCAAAAACTTTTTGGGGAGAGAAATATacccatattttattttttaacactttaaatttagattaataaaatacaatataaacaatTGTTCTCGACTTCTCGTTTTGGAAAATAATTTAAGATTGATGACCATTTTTACTTTTGCCAAGATATTTATGTAACGTTGCAACATTTTTCCTGCCAAAATGTCTTTATTCTTCTAAAAAAAATGGactgttattttatgttttttattcagATTTTATTTGAGTAAATTGTAAAATATCTTGTGTAAAAATACATTCTATAAAACATATGCAACCTAATATTTTCTATTTCCCTGTAAAAAATactacaaagaaaaagaaaattggttttgaaaaaaatacaaatgtattctcaCAAAATgactaaacattttttaatacagTATaactaactttttttattttatccttgtaaaaatatatttttcttgtaaaattttaaaaattttttgtaaCTTCAACCGACGTATCAATCGGTAACTTGtctcaaaataaaatgtattaattttgaagatgaaaatattgtttttcccaAGATGTCAATGGAACATTACCACTTTTCTTTATTCGTTTaaaagtgtattatttttttacagtaacttGCTTGTGATTTAATTTGTCATTGCAACTTTAATGCTTTTTGTAATTttgaaattttttgtaaaaatatgacTAATTGTAAagtgtaggcctttaaaaaaattttttaaaaagtctcAGAATAAAgatacattatatattcattttgAAGATTATTTTCAAAATCTTCCaaattaatataatttattttattgttcccCATTATAGCGATATAAAACTTATGAAAAATCTTTACTCGTTTAATCTTTAACTGTAAAATGTGGgcctatttattaaaaaaaaaaaaaagtctcagaATAAAGATaagtacaaattttaaaaaaaattgaaaaattgtCTATATTAAAGTTGCTGcacgattttttttaattttttttataattacttgcattttgtaatttttttctaaTCCAGacaaatttttgtaaaaatatgACTAATTGTAAAATGTAGgcctattttttaaaaaaagtctcaGAATAAAGATAAATTATATTCATTTTGAAGATTATTTTCAAAATCTTCAAaatgaatatttattttattgttcccCATTATAGCGATATAAAATTTAGGAAAAATGCTTTACTCGTTTAATCTTTAATTGTAAAATGTGGGCctatttattaaaagaaaaagtctcagaataaaaatatatatttttaatttgtctGTATTAAATTTGCTGcctgattttttttacttttttaaattacttgcatttattttgtaatttttttctaaTCCAgacaattttttgtaaaaatatgacttattgtaAAATGTAGTTAAGTCTCAGAATAAAGATAAATTATATTCATTTTGAAGATTTAAAATATATTGTTTCCCCATTATTGTGAtatataaaagttaaaaaaattctttattacttttaaaagttgggaccaatttttaaaaaattacttgcgatttattttttgtcatttcaATTTTATACATTGTATTTTGTAATCCagacattttttgtaaatgtatgcctttattgtaaaatgtgggccttttttttttgttgcaaaaacTTGTgtagaatttttttgtttttctgctGCAAGTTTAATTTAtacttacatttttaaatgttgtattgTAATTTTTAAGTGCTGTAGTGTTATGTAGTATTTGACACCTTtggaattgttttttgtttttgaattCTAACTTCAGTTGTAAATTGTTGCCCAATTATTAGCATTTTTATGACGTGCTACATTCCTATTATTTCTACACGGTTGTTGTGGTGAAGTAAAAGTTGTggtgtgtgacacaggtgggaCACGCAGAACAAGTCCTGGGTTGTGAGCGAGCTGCTGAAGCCTTTAGTTGTCAACGTGGACTTCCAGAGAAACAAACTGAGCGTCTTCAAGTCCACCAGCTTCGCAGGATACGTTGGCATGCTGACCGGCATCAAACCTGTCAGTCTCACACCTTTTTCATGTATTCCTGcaaatattcagtattttctcTTTTGTCAGAACACGTTCACGCTGACCATGAACGAGCGCTTCAGCCTGGATGGAGGATACATCGGTGAGGAATATCAGGTGTGTAATACCAAAAGGGGCGGAGCTTGCCCTGCTGATGCCGTGTGCACCTGCAGGAATCCTGGAGTGGATCATTGGAAAGCGAGACGGCGTGTGGATGAGCTTCCTCACTCGCTCCGTGCTGGAAAACGCAACCAGGTGTGCACCGCAATGACTCGCTCTGACCAGCGGCGGCGCCGTGACTTTAA
The Entelurus aequoreus isolate RoL-2023_Sb linkage group LG18, RoL_Eaeq_v1.1, whole genome shotgun sequence DNA segment above includes these coding regions:
- the asah1b gene encoding acid ceramidase — encoded protein: MACLRFLPLATLFTLTSAQFIPPYTEDCRTGMYPPSGPTFKGAVSWYTLDLDLPPKNRWTAVITEKKTELVAMVQAIKDLADAFVPDGKLIELVDITLPFMANTLPYPFGDEIKGIAAASGIPLGEVVLFNIFYEVFTVCTSVIAEDAKGNLLHARNLDFGLFMGWDTQNKSWVVSELLKPLVVNVDFQRNKLSVFKSTSFAGYVGMLTGIKPNTFTLTMNERFSLDGGYIGILEWIIGKRDGVWMSFLTRSVLENATSYEEAKGRLAQTKLLAPAYFILGGNMTGQGCIITRSRLLSLDILEIDLKLGRWYVLETNYDHWKDPLFLDNRRTPAMKCMNATTQTNISMTTLYDVLSTKPVLNKLTTYTTLMKVSEGTLESYIRDCPSPCMPW